GGCCTGGGCAAGAAAAGAGCTGGGGACAAGACCAATGAAGGCCAGCTCCTCTTAGCAGTGGTAGTCCACTGACTGGGGTGAGCCTGCCCTGGGGATTTGGCAGATGGAAGCATTATTCTAAGCCCCAGAATTGCTAagatgagcagggattcagggagaTGCTGGACTTGTGGATCACAGAAATATTACTGTCCCCAAAATCACACCACCTGAGCAGCCATGGAGGGCAGGAGGGAGATGAGACCTGAAGCAGAAGCCAAGTCCCTGCCCTCCTGTTTTCTAGCTGTGTACCTTGGGGCAGttcacttagcctctctgatcctcagttttaTCATCGATCAAATGGGGCTAAGTCCCGCTGTAAGAATGTAATGAATTAATATAGGTGCCTTATGAATGACAGGCATCTGTACAGACATCCTGAGGCAGAGGGCTAGGGCCATCTCACCAGCCTTTTGTGACTTCCAGGCTCTCCTCATTGTTTATCAGAACTGAtctcactcattcaacaaagGTTTTTGAGCGTTTACCATGTTCCTGCTTTATGGTATCCTGGGCATAAGACAGACATGTAAGAAACAGACTGTAATCTCCTGAGGAAATTGAACTACAGATAACCCAGGTGTGCCTGGTGCTTTGCAGAGCCCCATTCCATTCCTATGCCACTGTACGAGATCTATGCACTCACTTCCCTGTTTTCCACATAAGCAAATGCAGGGCCACAAGCATATATGATTCGCCTACACTTGCATTTCACATCCTAGTAAAACCACGAAGCCTAAAACGTGGGTGCCCCCCTAGCCAGTCCTGCCCCTCGGCGCACTGTGGTCTGGCTGACGGCAAGGCTGGGGAATCCACACCCTAGTTTTAACTTGAGCTCAGCACAGTCTCTTCTCTAAGCCTTATTGTCTACATCTGTAAATGGACAGATGTTTTTTACCAGCCTTGCCTGTGTCATTGGGTTAGGAGCACATGCAACAGGAGGTATGAAAGGATCTTGGAAGATTATGATGCCTCCAAATGCCAGAGACGGCCCTATGAGCTTCTAAGGACTGTTCTCAAAAGGGTTCTTCGGGAGAGGTGCTTAAATCATGTGAGTCTCTATAAAACTGTGTGGAAGGCAAATTGTTTCCAGAATGGTCCACCTCCCTCTGCCAAGACACCTATCAAAGGTGTGTCCTTCTGGAGTTGAGAATggctaacatttgttgagcaccaACTAAGTACCAGCACCTTAGTTCATCCTGTTTCCCTCACCCAGGAACCCCTTCCACTCCTTCGACTGCAGAGTCCTCGGTAGCCTTCACAGCTCAGATAAGACCCCTCCTTCCAAAAGCCCTCCCCCAGCCCACATGGGCCTGTTCCTACTCTGTCCAGGCCTCTCATTCACTCAGTGCTGAGCCCCTCTCACCTTAGCCACCTGGCGTGCGTGCATCTCAGCCGCCCGGGGCACGTTCCTCAGGCCTGGCTCCATGGGGCTATGGCTCACTCTAGAGTAGAGTCCACCTTCCCGGGTGGATTCAACCCCATCCCCCTGCATTGGACTTTTTAGGAGGCAGGGTGGCAAATGGGGAGCAAAGAGGAGGTTTGGCACCAAATGCagtgggtttgaatcctggctcagATACTTGCTGGCTGTGTGGCATTGGGCTAGTCACTTAACCTCCCCGTACCTGGCTCCTCATCTCTAAATTGAAGGTGACACTAAAAATACCTGCCTTTCAGAGCTTTGTTGGTTGAGGAAGAATTAAAGGGGCAATGGCTGACATCACAGGCACTTGATAAGGGTTAGACAGTTTTGGTTGTCATCGAAGGTGCTGGCTCGTTTGCTTGGGTTGGTTATTAGAATAAGATAGAAATAAATACAGACATCCAAGCTACCCTCAGGACTCGAATCAGAGTACTTCCAGAGCCAGGTTTCCACCATGCATTTCTGAGGGTCTGAAGCCCTGGTCACCCCTCAAATCTCCTCCTCTgtgcttctctcttcctctttgaagTACCCTCACCACAGGGTGGGACCTGGTCTCCAGGTAGGAAGAGAGGGGCACACAGGCAGTGTGGGTAGAGgttcttattttacagattaaTAAACCGAGGTCCAGGGATGGGACGTGCTGCCTTTGTCAGACAGGGCTGCTGGCCCTACCTGGGTCTGAGAACCTGCCATGAGGGTGAAGAGGCTCAGGGGAGGCAAAGGTTGGCTTCACGTGCCTAGGAATAACAGCCCCCCCAAGACGGTCTCCATCCCCTGTGTTCGGCCCTTTCCCCCTCTCTCCTCCACTTCTGAGCTCATCAGCTCCTCTTTCCCCCTTTAAGTGAAAGTATTTTATCTGGCAGATAATGTAGGGCTGTGGCCAAGCTGACACAActaatacattcatttttttctatcccCTCCCTACCAGAGGGTCATATTCTACATCAAGCCTCTACCAGTTATTgagagtttgttttgttttaaatttgtatgtttaatttttttcctgagtaTGTTATTCTTGGAGACAGAACTGCCCTAGCTTTGGGGGGTGGAGGGCCCGAGCAGGATGGGAGGGGTGCGTGGCATCCGCTTTGGGACACTGCTGTCTGCAGTCCCACCAGGGCATGGGAACCTTAGGGTCCCCAGGGAAGCGCTCAGAAGGGAAGAAAGGGGCACTGGGGGCACTTCTTCCCCAAGAGACAATGAACCAGCAATGGTGGCCCCTGCCTCCTGTCCACCCCTCATCCCCAAGTAGTCTCCTACCTCTGAAAACACCCCCGAGCTGCCAGCAGGGTGACATCGGCTCCTCCAGGAATGGAACAAAGGCTGTAAAACGAGGCGTCACAGCCAGGCAGACCAGCCCGGGTCACCTGGGCCCGATGCCACATGCGCACGGCCGGGTCCATCTCACACTTCCAGCACCTCGCAGCCAGGACGCGCGTGGTCAGATTTCTCCCAGCCCTCTGGTGACATGGGTGGTACCACCTCCCCTTTCGATGAGGAGGGAACCAAAGCCCAGAGAAGCGGAGGGGCCTCCCGAAGTCCCCAGCTGTGGTTTCCCAATTGGGAATCCCAAGCAGATGTGGCTCCCAAAGCATGGGACAGTGGGAGATCTGGGAGAACAACCATGCTCCTATCCTCCATGAGCTTGGAACTGTGGTTGCTGCAAAGGGAGACCCACTCCTGGCGCATGGGCCCATGGGTTCCATCTCCTCTGTTTGAGGAGGCAGGAAAAAGTTTAAGAAGCGAGTGGGAATTTGCCCTGAACAAGACTTTAAAGAGGTTTTGTCTTTTAAGGCATAAGTCCTTAGCAAGCAGGAAAACCTGACTCTCCATAAAGAACTAATTTCCTGGAGTCTCCCCAGCACTCTGAGGGTCATTTCAATTACAGTGTTTTCAGAAGAGGAGGCCCCTCTGAGGGGCAGAACCCCTGCTACCCAGCTGGTGGCTTTGTGTGAATTAGAAAAAGGTGTCATTTCCTCAGTACATTTACTTTCATCTGTCAAGAAGTTGTCATAATATACTGATTTTGTTAAATGGGCATTTAACTATCACCTGACAGAGAATTgtcatgagaaataaaataaatcaatcatATCAATGTAATGAGGCCTGTCCCTCCCTGCACgtgttatctattgctgcatagcaAATGACTCTGTAGGTTAGCAGTTTAAATCAAATAATAAACAGCTACTATCTCACAGTTTCCATGGGTCACGCATTGGGGAGCAGCATAACGAGACAGTCGTGCATCTCTCATGAGGGCATAGTCAGGATGTCTATGGGGCTGGGGGATCCCCTTTCAAGGCGGCTCACTTGCAGGGCTGGTGCTGGGGACCCAAGTTCCTCACCACAGATCCCTTCCAGGCTGCCCGCGTGTCCTCACACCCTGGTGGCTGGCTTCCCCAGAGCAAGGGATCCAAGAGAGACCGAGGCTGGTGCCACAGCATTTGGACCTAGCCTCCTTCTTAACCCCTGCCAACCGCTAATCTATTCTGtgctttttatcatcacagaaaTGTTATACAAATGGCATCATCCAGGCTGTAACTTACTGAGACAGGCTTTGTTCATTCAGGTTCATCTAGGTTATTGCATGGATTGATCgttccttcctttttattgctgcgTTGTATTCCATCATACGGCAGTGCCCTTCGAAGGACATATGAGTTGTTTTCCGTTTTTGGCtgatgtgaataaagctgctatagaCATTCATTTACCGCTTTTTGTGTGACCATAAGTCTTCATCTCTCTGGGATCAGTGCTCAAGAGTGCAATTGCTAAATTGtgtatttagtttttatttccttttttctgtttgttttaattaaaacttCCTAAAAGCATATAGAAGACATACAACACAAcctcacagagaaaaagaagaaagcagcaaTGACAAAATCAATGTAtttctatattaataaaaaagaaaagggaaaacatttaaaGCAATTATGCTATAATTTTTGAGCTAAAGAAAAATTAGCCTGATAAGTATGTGTATTTGGAAAATTTGTTAGCCTTTTGACAGATCTATTCAAGTCTTAGGGAAAAGTAATGGTATTTCtatagaaaacttaaaaaatgaaataataaaacaatttttatatccaaaaaaaccacattttttgaaaaagtgaGACTGGCTATTAATTTCATATTACTTATCATCACACCATGTGATTGACCCTTGAGCCCGTCAGTGGGAATATGGGACTTCTTTTCCCATGGAGTGCTCAGGGCCAAGCTGGAACCAgagttttaaaatgggaaaaccCTCTAGAGgggttctattcccagacttTTCAAGGTCAAATGAGGCCCTGTTAGCAGGGGGCTACTGAGTGCATTTAgtatttttaaggaactgccaaacttgtTTTCCAGAATGGTAGCAcccatttttagttttccatgaGCAGTGTTTATGTGtgatccagtttctctacatcctcgcCAGCATTTGGTGGTGtcactatttattattttaaccGTTCTGATAGGTGTATGGTGATATCTCACTgaggctttaatttgcatttccttaatggctaatgatgttgaacatcttttcaaataAGATCGCTTATTGAGCATCTTTAGGTCCTCCTCGGTGAACCTTGCAATATTTTGCCATCACGCTTACTAGGTGCCTGTGAGCTCCATTAGAGCAGGGAtctttctgctttgctctctgctATATCCCCAGATCCTGGGACAGTGCCTCATACAGAGAGAAACCCGAGGAATGAGTCCCTGGccctttttaaagatgagaagGCAGAAAGCAGCAAGGCCTCAGTTCTGGGAAATGATCTGAGGATCTGCGAGGGTAGGATTGCTCGGGGGAGGCCAGCCTGCCTGGCCTAGGCCGCTCCATGATGGAGAAGGGGTGGGGGTAGCACCCAGCACCCTGCATGTCCCACCACTCCCTGCTGCCCCCAGGCTGCACTCAGGGTAGATGTTATGGGCCTGGCACTCCTGTCTCCCTACCCACCTCACCCCTCACACCTGCCTTCCCAGGGAGGAGGCACTGAGGAGATAAATGGGTGGGGATCCCCAGAGTCCTTCTCACCAGGCTTGGGGCTTTCgggttttgcttttcttttcatttcctcccCACTATAACCACACCAGGGTGAGAGCCAGCCTTTGACTAGGATTTATCCAGGGGCCACgtttgttcctttttactgctgatgAGTGGAAGAACCCTTTGTGCTCTGATTAGAAAATAGAGTGCCAGGTTGAAGATGCTAACTTGGGCTGTGAGTTCTTCCTAAGGAAAATACTTTTAGGTTCAAGTTTTGACTTCTCCCTGAAGGGAGGGGACTGCCCAATGAGCCTCTGCTCTATATTGTTCTTCCCTGCTGGCTCCCAAGGCCACAGTATGGGTAGAATATATATAATGAAGAGTGTCTCAGACAAGCATCTCCGCTCAGGGAGAGTAACAGAATACTGCCCTGATAAACTAACAATGcacatgaatttttatttatatgtgaaATAACTCACAGAATTGCATGTATAGGATATCagggtagaaaagaaaaaaagatcaagaaTTGATGGCAAgtgaaaggaaacagagatgaaGCCAACAGTAAGATTAGGAGGAAAACATGTGCTGGAGGTCCCCCATTCACTTGCTAAAAATGGGCCAAAAAGTTGGCTTTCAACTGCCTAGTAgccaatgcaaaatgttagtcTATTAACGGATTTGTGAAATAAACCAAAGCATTTTCTTAGCAGGAGTCCTGAGCCCTGAGAGAATACCCCTCCTTTGGTCCTTGGGTCCTTAAGCCTCTAATGATCCTTGATCCTTGACATGTGTGAGGAAGTGGTGGGCACATGGAGCTTTTGAGCTTCATGGGGCTATACATTGTGGGGTTCCACGATGACATACCAGCTAAGTGGGATTCAGTGCAATCTGGCCTCAAGAATCCTCCATGCCTCTGCTAGGCAGTCTACACCAGCTGGCCAACAAGAAGCATAACTCCATGGGTCCTAGCAGTCCAGAGAAAAGAGCCCCTGGTTATAATGAAAAGCCCTAGCTTTGGGGCTGGGCGCTGAGTTGCTAGTGAGATTTGGAAAAGCTGAGAGGAAGGGGAACCATTctagtgggggaggggtggtgtcTTAACCAAAGGCTAAGACAAGAAGCAGCATGTTGTAGTATGGGTGAGCCAgcccccttcccccactcccagTCTGGCCATGGCAGCCCAGAGTCCCCTTCCGGGACCCTGGTCTTTAACTCCAGTCTTCCTCTCTGTGTGTGTCCCTACAGGGCTCTGGCTGAGAACATGGCCAATGGCATTGATGAGCTCATTGGCATTCCCTTCCCCAACCACAGCAGCGAGGTCCTGTGCAGCCTCAACGAGCAGCGGCACGATGGCCTGCTCTGCGATGTGCTCCTGGTGGTGCAGGAGCAGGAGTACCGCACCCACCGCTCTGTCCTGGCTGCCTGCAGCAAATACTTCAAGAAGCTCTTCACAGCTGGCACCCTAGCGAGCCAGCCGTACGTCTACGAAATTGACTTTGTGCAGCCCGAGGCTCTAGCTGCCATCCTGGAGTTCGCCTACACCTCCACGCTCACCATCACTGCCTCCAATGTCAAGCATATCCTCAATGCCGCCAGGATGCTGGAGATCCAGTGCATCGTGAACGTGTGCCTGGAGATCATGGAGCCTGGGGGGAATGGAGGGGAAGAGGACGACAAGGAGGATGATGACGacgatgaagatgatgatgacgaggaggatgaagaggaggaagaggaggaggaagaggaagaagatgatgatgacaCAGAGGATTTTGCTGACCAAGAAAACTTGCCTGACCCCCAGGACATCAACTGCCACCAAAGCCCTTCCAAAACGGACCATCTCACGGAGAAGGCCTATTCAGACACGCCCGGGGACTTCCCTGACTCCTTCCAGGCCGGCAGCCCTGGCCACCTGGGGGTGATCCGGGACTTCTCTATTGAATCTCTGCTGAGGGAGAACCTGTACCCCAAAGCCACCCTCCCCGACAGGAGGCCCTCCTTATCTCCATTCGCCCCAGACTTCTTCCCCCACCTCTGGCCAGGGGACTTCAGTGCCTTCGCCCAGCTGCCCGAGCAGCCCATGGACAATGGGCCACTGGATCTGGTCATCAAGAATCGGAAGatcaaggaggaggagaaggaggagctgcctccaccgccaccaccaccctTCCCTAATGACTTCTTCAAGGACATGTTCCCTGACCTTCCCGGGGGGCCACTGGGCCCCATCAAGGCGGAGAATGACTACGGTGCCTATCTCAACTTCCTGAGTGCCACCCACCTGGGGGGCCTCTTCCCGCCCTGGCCACTGGTGGAGGAGCGCAAGCTGAAGCCCAAGGCCTCCCAGCAGTGCCCCATCTGCCACAAGGTTATCATGGGGGCCGGGAAGCTGCCACGGCACATGAGGACCCACACCGGGGAGAAGCCATACATGTGTACCATCTGCGAGGTCCGCTTCACCAGGTGGGCCTCCGGCAGCCCCGGGACAGGGGGGAAGGTGTAGGAGCTGCGGGGAAGACAGAGAGAACAAGGAAGGACAGGACAGAAAGAGATCCAGTTCAGGGGAGGCCCTCCTGGGTCCTAGACACATGTCAGGACACATGCCAGAAGGAGTGCTAGGCATTACCAGCTGCTGGGATTTTTGAATACTTTATAGGAGCTAAGGCATATTCTCAAATTCAATATTAGGTGCAGCTCTAGATATAAAACAGACAAGAGAAGAATTGTTCTGGTGAAGACTCAGGCAAGGGCCCCCAGCACTTTCCTTGCTTggcttccctttccctttccccactATAAATCGAGGGGTCTGGGGGACCCAGTTTGAAGCTCCCCAGTGGAAGATGGCCCCTTTATTTTATTCTGCACCAGCTACCCTTTATTAAGCATGCTGTGCCCTCCAGGGGCTGTTCTAGGTGCATTCCATGTGTACTTTCACACTGCCAGCCATGCCCTGGGAAGGTGGGAGGAATTCTCACCTTTGTTTACCAAGAGCAATCTGTCTCCCAGTGGCCAGGTGACCACTAGTAAGGGTAgccagtaaatggcagagctgggacttgaacacTGATACATGAGTGACAGCAAGGTGTGATCAGGAGACTGCAGAGACCCCTGTAGGGCCTTCCAGTCGGTTTAGAGGATGGGCCTTTTATGTTCTTCCCTTTCACTTGCCATGTTAGGAAGAGAGTTAACTTTAGGCTGTTACAAAATGCATTTGAGATCAACATATTAAAAACCTTTCATCTTTTAGAGACTCCATCCCATTCAGCAAACCCGTGTTATGTACCTTCTCTGCACAGCAACTTTTGTAGTCAGAACTGATTGTGGGAATGTTGCGGGGTCAGATGTGTCCCCTGCCAAATTTTGACAGACCTCATTTTGGGAATTTGGTCCATTGGTACTGAGGTGGTCAGTGGTGTGAGGCTGATCTTCCCAGCCATGTCTGGGATGGGGGAAGTTCCAGTCAGTGGCCTGGCATCAAGATTTGGTCATTTTGGTGTGTCTGATGTGGACATGGTCAGGTAGATATCTGCCCTGTGACCATGTCTTAACTGGATAGGTCCTTTGCCCACACTGCCACTGTCTTAACTAAGAACTCCCCTTGGGAAACCTGTGCTTACTCTGATGTGCTCCTGCTGCTCTCCATCCTCTTGGAAACTCATCTTTGGGAATTGTCAGAGGCACATTCAGTTTTCTTCAGTGGGCCCAAAGCTTTGCCCTTTGAGGGCAGAGCAAAATATCTTGGATCAGATTGGGTATCAAACCAGAGACAATGCTTTCTGGGGAAAAACAAGGTGAGTTCTACAAAAGTAATAAAACTTGCTCTCTTGGGTAACTTGAAAACTCTGCTTGGCATTGCCAGAGGAGGGTCCCAGAAACGTTTTCAGGTGGCAGTGGCCTTGCTAAAGTGGCTCTGCAGACTCCTCTCATGAACGCTTTGAAGAACAACACTGATGGTTCAAAGGTGATCTTGGGGTTGCTTTGGTGAGGAAAACCTTTCATAGACCCTCTCCCAGGTCCTCAGAGGTGACCATGGAGGGAAGGTCTCCTGGTGCAGCGGTGGCAGGTGCCACCTACCCAGGTGTAGTCCCCTTCTTCTTCAAGGTGAGCTTCTGGAGGCCCAGCTACCCAGCCATGTTGGCCACAGGGTCCTATGCTCCTGTTAACTCCACACAGCCACAGGCCTCAAACTGCCTGAGATCACGTCCCATCCCAGAGGCCCCCACTAGTGGTACCACCACCCTCAGTCCTGCAGGGCCAGCGAATGCCTGAACACAGCTTGAAGGGAACAGCAGAAGGGAGCTTAGTTGGAATGAAACAGTCCCAACCCCAAGTACATTCACTCTTCCTCAGCCTAGATCCCCTCCCCAGGGTGACTCCATACCCCTAGCAAGGACTTTAAAGACTTCTCAGGCCAGATCCCAAAAGCAGGACACAGAATCAGCCTGCAGCACCCTTGCTAGCCAGTCCTAGGGCCACCACCCTAGCTTCCCAGGCCTATCTGGAAGGACATCTCCCTCCCAGGGCTGTGAGCCTCAGAGGAGCATACAGTGAGCTCCCTAGCACCCCTGTCCCATCTCCCTTCCTTCCCGGGCCCCTGTTCTTCCCAGGAACCAATGCCCTTCTCCAGAGTCCACACCAGGTCTGGCCAGCTGTGAGCCCTCCCTTCCCTCAGGAAAGTTCTCAACTCCATCAACCCCTGCGAACAAATGGCTCAACTCCAGATGCTAGTGCCTGCCCCGAGTG
The sequence above is a segment of the Tamandua tetradactyla isolate mTamTet1 chromosome 18, mTamTet1.pri, whole genome shotgun sequence genome. Coding sequences within it:
- the ZBTB7C gene encoding zinc finger and BTB domain-containing protein 7C, translating into MANGIDELIGIPFPNHSSEVLCSLNEQRHDGLLCDVLLVVQEQEYRTHRSVLAACSKYFKKLFTAGTLASQPYVYEIDFVQPEALAAILEFAYTSTLTITASNVKHILNAARMLEIQCIVNVCLEIMEPGGNGGEEDDKEDDDDDEDDDDEEDEEEEEEEEEEEDDDDTEDFADQENLPDPQDINCHQSPSKTDHLTEKAYSDTPGDFPDSFQAGSPGHLGVIRDFSIESLLRENLYPKATLPDRRPSLSPFAPDFFPHLWPGDFSAFAQLPEQPMDNGPLDLVIKNRKIKEEEKEELPPPPPPPFPNDFFKDMFPDLPGGPLGPIKAENDYGAYLNFLSATHLGGLFPPWPLVEERKLKPKASQQCPICHKVIMGAGKLPRHMRTHTGEKPYMCTICEVRFTRQDKLKIHMRKHTGERPYLCIHCNAKFVHNYDLKNHMRIHTGVRPYQCEFCYKSFTRSDHLHRHIKRQSCRMARPRRGRKPAAWRAASLLFGPSGPAPDKAAFMMPPALGEVGGHLGGATVCLPGPSPAKHFLAAPKATLSLQELERQFEETQMKLFGRAQLEAERNAGGLLAFALAENVAAARPYFPLPDPWAAGLAGLPGLAGLNHVASMSEANN